From Acetobacteroides hydrogenigenes, one genomic window encodes:
- a CDS encoding T9SS type B sorting domain-containing protein, with protein sequence MKRAFLALLLSTILFACSKEEETQHNVTVSRDATTLIYTFDLSAISPVPSNTSFELKIFSKSGSPVFTTSFTGLKYGWNGKTSDGNAVADGMYTYIIKNADKTVNQDGFFYVLSKK encoded by the coding sequence ATGAAAAGAGCGTTCCTTGCCCTGCTACTTAGCACGATCCTCTTTGCCTGCTCCAAAGAAGAGGAAACTCAGCATAACGTAACGGTATCGCGAGATGCAACAACCCTGATATATACATTTGATCTATCAGCCATATCGCCAGTACCATCGAACACCTCTTTTGAGCTAAAGATATTCAGCAAAAGCGGGAGCCCTGTATTTACCACCAGCTTTACAGGACTAAAGTACGGCTGGAATGGGAAAACCTCTGACGGCAATGCGGTTGCCGATGGAATGTACACCTATATCATTAAGAACGCTGACAAAACGGTAAATCAGGACGGCTTCTTCTACGTTCTGAGCAAAAAGTAG